The following proteins are co-located in the Polystyrenella longa genome:
- a CDS encoding DUF1501 domain-containing protein yields MRRCRGPINRRDFMRVGSLALGGLVLPQILQAKEASGTLKQRKSVIFLFQHGGASQLETYDLKPDAPLDYRSCFSPISTNVPGMDLCEHLPLHAKIADKFSLVRSMHHDVDIHSDGGITVLTGKRPEKLDPTSQSKSEHPCLGAVASHVLGTNESFMPPYVSIPNKIYMVRPAYLGVKHSPFASGNPAADSYAPPHLSLPANMSREEFKLRGDLVKHLDRLRTDIDSTQNLQGTEEFRELALQMLTSPQTAQAFDLQRETVQTHTAYGHHEWGQSCLLARRLAEAGTLVTTIYLNSPMSGNKYTNWDDHILNAGQPGHFAEYMERRLPFMDQAVSALVQDIFDRGLQEEIMVVAVGEFGRTPKLSHNSSGTGRNHWPGAYTAFISGGGLKMGQVVGATNSKAEYPTQAPYSPQDLLATIYRHLGINWNENLIDHSGRPVPILPTARPIAELI; encoded by the coding sequence ATGAGACGTTGTCGTGGACCGATCAATCGTCGTGACTTCATGCGAGTTGGCAGTCTCGCGTTAGGCGGGCTTGTTCTCCCTCAGATTTTACAGGCCAAAGAAGCGTCCGGCACATTGAAGCAACGGAAGTCGGTCATCTTTCTGTTCCAGCACGGAGGGGCTTCTCAGCTCGAAACGTACGACCTGAAGCCTGATGCTCCGCTCGATTACCGAAGTTGCTTTTCGCCAATCTCCACTAATGTTCCCGGGATGGACCTCTGTGAGCATCTTCCGTTGCACGCCAAAATTGCGGACAAGTTTTCACTCGTCCGGTCGATGCATCACGATGTAGACATTCACAGTGATGGTGGAATTACCGTCCTGACGGGGAAGCGACCGGAGAAACTCGATCCGACGTCCCAATCCAAGAGCGAGCACCCCTGCCTGGGAGCCGTTGCCAGTCATGTGCTCGGGACCAATGAAAGCTTCATGCCGCCGTATGTTTCAATTCCAAACAAAATCTACATGGTCCGCCCCGCTTACCTGGGCGTAAAACATAGTCCTTTCGCTTCGGGGAATCCGGCTGCTGATTCTTACGCGCCACCGCATCTCTCTCTTCCAGCAAATATGTCTCGGGAAGAATTCAAACTTCGCGGCGATCTAGTTAAGCACCTAGATCGCCTGCGCACTGACATCGACTCGACCCAGAACCTCCAGGGAACAGAGGAATTTCGTGAGTTGGCTCTGCAGATGTTGACCAGCCCGCAAACGGCTCAAGCTTTTGATCTGCAACGGGAAACAGTACAAACACACACAGCCTATGGTCATCATGAATGGGGACAATCCTGTCTATTGGCACGACGTCTGGCCGAGGCGGGGACTTTGGTGACGACGATTTATCTCAACAGCCCCATGAGTGGCAATAAATACACCAACTGGGACGATCACATTCTAAACGCAGGCCAACCGGGGCACTTCGCCGAGTACATGGAGCGTCGATTGCCCTTCATGGATCAGGCCGTTTCCGCGTTAGTTCAGGACATCTTCGACCGAGGATTGCAGGAAGAAATCATGGTTGTCGCCGTAGGCGAATTTGGTCGAACTCCCAAACTAAGTCACAACAGCAGCGGCACGGGTCGGAACCACTGGCCGGGGGCGTATACCGCCTTCATTTCTGGGGGAGGACTCAAAATGGGCCAAGTCGTGGGAGCCACCAATTCAAAAGCAGAGTATCCGACGCAAGCCCCGTACTCTCCACAGGATCTGCTCGCCACCATTTACAGGCATCTCGGAATCAACTGGAATGAAAACCTGATCGATCATTCAGGTCGCCCCGTCCCGATTCTTCCTACCGCACGACCGATTGCCGAGCTAATCTAA
- the murD gene encoding UDP-N-acetylmuramoyl-L-alanine--D-glutamate ligase, whose product MAPCFPCNPEALSGKRITLMGLGTFGGGVAAAEYLVNCGARLTITDTASEENLIKSLDHIRGELNLKLERCTLGGHVEEDFRDAELLVVNPAVRPGNPWIQYVREKSIPITTELGLLWNELRWKGMKVAAVTGSNGKSTTSALLHALFKEHFGTAWLGGNLGGSLLSDLLLMQKGDWVVLEVSSFQLYYLESLQPTTDVAIVTNFSPNHLDWHQIVSHYRESKQRLIEYQNSDGITVLNVDDSASCDWPTRGERHLFGISATDELTINGEEIRFPVLEWTGLKGRHHLANIAAAMTAAQAVGVPLDTMQKGLHQFEPLPHRLQWIGEINGRDFYNDSLATTPESAMAALRAFDRPIILLAGGSDKGSDLEPFAKEIRTRCKQVILMGDTQVKLAELINQHRTSEVALVESLIESLVDYSIANSFSEAMQSAWDASQVGDIILLSPGCASYGWFRDFRERGERFVEQYQQLVTQSTPDRLD is encoded by the coding sequence ATGGCTCCTTGTTTTCCCTGCAATCCTGAGGCTCTATCCGGAAAACGGATCACATTAATGGGCTTGGGAACGTTTGGCGGGGGCGTCGCGGCGGCGGAGTACCTGGTAAACTGCGGAGCCAGACTGACAATTACCGACACTGCATCGGAAGAAAACCTGATTAAATCGCTCGACCACATTCGAGGTGAACTTAATTTGAAGTTGGAGCGATGCACGCTGGGTGGACATGTTGAGGAGGATTTTCGCGATGCCGAACTGCTCGTCGTCAATCCAGCAGTGCGTCCAGGTAATCCCTGGATTCAATATGTCCGCGAAAAATCCATTCCCATCACGACGGAACTGGGGCTGCTCTGGAACGAGTTGCGTTGGAAGGGGATGAAGGTTGCCGCTGTAACCGGTAGCAACGGAAAGTCGACGACATCCGCTCTATTACACGCCTTATTCAAGGAACATTTCGGCACTGCATGGCTGGGAGGGAATCTTGGCGGCAGTTTATTGTCCGATTTGCTCTTAATGCAGAAAGGCGATTGGGTCGTTTTGGAGGTTTCCAGCTTTCAACTTTATTATCTTGAGTCGTTACAGCCCACGACCGACGTCGCCATAGTGACGAACTTCAGCCCGAACCATCTCGACTGGCACCAGATCGTTTCGCATTATCGTGAGAGTAAGCAGCGGTTGATTGAATATCAGAATTCCGACGGAATCACCGTGCTGAATGTCGATGATTCGGCAAGTTGCGACTGGCCGACAAGGGGAGAACGTCACCTGTTTGGAATATCGGCGACGGACGAATTAACGATTAATGGCGAAGAGATAAGGTTCCCTGTGCTCGAATGGACAGGCCTGAAAGGACGCCATCATCTTGCCAACATCGCTGCAGCAATGACGGCAGCACAGGCAGTTGGGGTGCCTCTGGATACTATGCAGAAGGGACTGCATCAGTTTGAACCTTTGCCCCACCGATTGCAGTGGATCGGTGAAATAAATGGCCGTGATTTCTATAACGATTCGCTGGCGACGACACCCGAATCGGCGATGGCCGCGCTTCGCGCGTTTGATCGTCCGATCATTCTCCTGGCAGGTGGTTCTGATAAAGGGAGCGACCTGGAACCATTCGCGAAAGAAATAAGAACTCGCTGCAAACAGGTCATACTGATGGGCGATACTCAAGTGAAATTGGCAGAACTGATAAACCAACATCGCACCTCAGAAGTGGCACTGGTCGAATCGCTGATTGAATCGCTCGTCGATTATTCAATTGCGAACAGCTTTAGCGAGGCTATGCAGTCTGCGTGGGATGCCTCCCAGGTGGGGGACATCATTCTGCTCTCACCCGGTTGTGCCAGCTACGGCTGGTTTCGAGATTTTCGCGAACGTGGGGAGCGATTTGTCGAGCAGTATCAGCAGTTGGTAACTCAATCCACTCCGGACCGATTAGATTAG
- the galE gene encoding UDP-glucose 4-epimerase GalE — MTILVTGGAGYIGSHAVRQLLARGEKVVVVDNLFRGHKESLPPEVDFYEVDLIEQPRLEEIIKKHAISAVIHFAALAYVGESVGNPYWYYTNNTAGTLSLLKAMEACDLKKIVFSSTCATYGEPDDLPILETTHQEPINPYGWSKLFVERFLMDKLAEDSDFSFTALRYFNVAGCSLSGEVGEDHQPETHLIPLVLQTAMGQRESIKVFGTDYPTPDGSCIRDYVHVEDLCRAHLLALDTMKQGEGRFYNLGIGKGYSVKEVIDSARRVTGREIPVILDERRPGDPPALYCNADKIKNELGWVPEIKELDDIIASAWSWFQAHPEGYDAK; from the coding sequence ATGACTATCCTGGTTACAGGGGGAGCCGGTTACATCGGTTCCCACGCAGTACGACAACTACTCGCTCGTGGAGAAAAAGTCGTTGTGGTCGACAACCTGTTTCGAGGCCACAAGGAATCTCTTCCCCCCGAAGTGGATTTCTACGAAGTCGACTTGATCGAGCAGCCCAGGCTCGAAGAGATCATTAAGAAACATGCTATTTCCGCCGTCATCCATTTTGCTGCACTCGCATATGTTGGCGAATCGGTCGGGAATCCTTACTGGTACTATACAAATAATACGGCAGGAACATTGTCGTTGTTGAAAGCGATGGAAGCGTGTGATCTCAAGAAGATCGTATTCAGCTCCACCTGTGCTACTTACGGCGAACCCGATGATCTGCCGATTCTGGAGACGACACATCAGGAGCCGATCAATCCATACGGCTGGTCGAAATTGTTTGTCGAACGTTTTTTAATGGACAAACTGGCAGAGGATTCTGACTTCTCGTTTACCGCCCTGCGATATTTCAATGTGGCCGGTTGTTCTCTGTCGGGTGAGGTTGGTGAAGATCACCAGCCTGAAACACACCTGATCCCGCTCGTTTTACAAACAGCAATGGGACAACGGGAGAGCATCAAAGTCTTTGGTACAGATTACCCCACTCCGGACGGTAGCTGTATCCGCGACTATGTCCACGTCGAAGACCTCTGCCGTGCTCACTTGCTGGCGCTCGACACGATGAAGCAGGGCGAAGGCCGATTTTACAACCTGGGGATCGGCAAAGGGTATTCGGTCAAAGAAGTCATCGATTCCGCCCGTCGCGTTACCGGTCGAGAAATCCCAGTAATCCTGGATGAACGTCGCCCGGGTGACCCGCCCGCGCTGTACTGCAATGCAGACAAAATCAAAAACGAACTCGGTTGGGTTCCTGAAATCAAAGAACTGGACGACATCATCGCTTCAGCCTGGAGTTGGTTCCAGGCGCATCCGGAAGGTTATGACGCGAAATAA
- the bioB gene encoding biotin synthase BioB codes for MTVSPSIASASRWHEMAGRVLNGEQLSREEGLAILQAPDNELLNLLAAAYEIRQRHFGNQVQLYYLKNAKSGLCPEDCGYCSQSKVSDAAIDKYVFLNEEKLIAGAKQAAESQARTYCIVASGRGPTNREVTHVANVVRKIKDEYGLHICCCLGLLKPEQALELKEAGVDRINHNLNTSRSHYDDICSTHTYQDRIDTLKVSRDAGLELCSGLIIGMGESPEDLVDVACELRELKVESLPVNFLNSIDGTPLEDQHDLDPRFCLKALCLIRMINPATEIRVAGGREINLRSMQAMSLYPANSMFVSDYLTTSGQTKEEDFAMVEDLGFEIVLMGHEHQEEATAN; via the coding sequence ATGACCGTCTCCCCTTCAATTGCTTCCGCTTCTCGCTGGCACGAAATGGCTGGCCGGGTTCTGAACGGAGAACAACTCAGCCGCGAGGAAGGTTTAGCCATCCTGCAGGCTCCGGACAACGAGCTCCTGAATCTACTGGCTGCTGCTTACGAAATCCGACAGCGACATTTTGGAAATCAGGTACAGCTGTACTATTTGAAGAACGCCAAAAGTGGCCTCTGCCCGGAAGACTGCGGATATTGTTCCCAATCCAAAGTTTCTGACGCCGCGATCGACAAATACGTTTTTCTCAACGAGGAAAAACTGATCGCCGGTGCTAAGCAGGCGGCGGAATCCCAGGCGAGGACATACTGCATTGTCGCCAGCGGACGTGGCCCCACCAACCGCGAAGTGACCCACGTCGCGAACGTCGTTCGCAAAATCAAAGACGAATACGGCCTTCACATCTGCTGCTGCCTCGGATTGCTCAAACCGGAACAAGCCCTGGAACTTAAAGAAGCAGGCGTCGACCGGATCAATCACAATCTGAACACAAGTCGCAGTCATTACGACGATATCTGCTCGACCCACACCTATCAGGACCGGATCGACACTCTCAAAGTCAGTCGCGACGCCGGTTTAGAACTGTGCAGTGGCCTGATCATTGGTATGGGTGAATCACCGGAAGACCTCGTCGACGTTGCCTGCGAACTGCGGGAGCTCAAAGTCGAATCCCTCCCGGTTAACTTCCTGAACTCGATCGATGGCACTCCGCTGGAAGATCAACACGATCTTGACCCCCGTTTTTGCCTCAAAGCACTCTGCCTGATCCGAATGATCAATCCCGCTACCGAAATCCGAGTGGCTGGTGGACGCGAAATTAACCTGCGTTCCATGCAGGCGATGAGCCTCTACCCGGCGAATTCCATGTTTGTCAGCGACTACCTGACGACATCCGGACAAACGAAAGAGGAAGATTTCGCCATGGTCGAAGATCTTGGCTTCGAAATCGTCCTGATGGGTCACGAACACCAGGAAGAGGCGACCGCGAATTAG
- the glgX gene encoding glycogen debranching protein GlgX has product MNPPIQSLHTFPYGAILQGHGVQFAVYSKSATDMRLLLYDNVDDLNPRQIIEFDKANGKCGDIWTLFIPFIGAGQLYHFQADGPWAPSEGHRFDGKARLIDPYAKALAGDYQHGRDGIVRPPKCVVIDDDFNWDGDRHLGRPLSETIIYEMHVRGFTQSGTSGVEHPGTYLGIIDKIPYLKSLGVTAVELMPVHEFPTNHWHPDDDRLANYWGYDTLAFFSPHRGYAAGDEPGCQVNEFKQMVKALHQAGIEVILDVVFNHTAEGNAKGPTLGFKGLENSVYYHLEKVDRAIYSNYSGCGNAINGNHPVVREMIFNCLRHWVCNYHIDGFRFDLASILSRDRHGRLVPNPPLVETISEDPLLADTKIIAEAWDAAGAYQVGSFSHIRWAEWNGRFRDDVRRYWNGYTPSLGEVATRMAGSSDLYQSGDRAPYHSINFVTAHDGFTMNDLVSYNDKHNEANGEDNRDGENHNLSMNFGHEGPTKNKEIEKLRNRQIKNMMATLFLSQGVPMLLCGDEVRRTQMGNNNTYCQDNALSWFNWELVNRHKDMLRFTKGLIKLRRFEPSLRRAEFLSGEVTDPLRLPDVSWYNWLGHPVDWAHDQQTLTCLFGGNLASDDLEAGNNIMIVMHSGWEPVRVQLPETIIPAQWKLVIDTAADTPNDIFFEDDGPKLSSTNITLYGRSLRCYVGW; this is encoded by the coding sequence ATGAATCCACCAATACAGTCCCTGCACACATTTCCCTACGGAGCGATCCTGCAGGGACATGGAGTCCAGTTCGCGGTTTACAGTAAATCCGCAACGGATATGCGACTGCTGCTTTACGATAACGTAGATGACCTCAACCCGCGTCAGATCATCGAATTTGACAAAGCCAACGGGAAATGTGGTGACATCTGGACGCTGTTTATCCCTTTTATCGGGGCGGGACAGTTGTACCATTTCCAGGCGGATGGCCCATGGGCTCCGTCGGAAGGGCACAGGTTTGATGGTAAAGCACGTCTGATCGATCCTTATGCCAAAGCACTGGCAGGTGATTATCAGCATGGGAGGGATGGCATTGTCCGCCCTCCGAAATGCGTTGTTATCGATGATGACTTCAACTGGGATGGGGACCGACACCTGGGGCGTCCTCTTTCGGAAACAATCATTTATGAGATGCACGTCCGCGGATTCACCCAGTCAGGAACCAGTGGTGTTGAACATCCGGGAACCTATCTCGGAATTATTGACAAGATTCCCTATTTGAAATCGTTGGGGGTCACCGCCGTCGAACTGATGCCTGTTCACGAGTTCCCCACCAATCACTGGCACCCGGATGACGACCGCCTGGCCAACTACTGGGGCTACGACACGCTCGCTTTCTTCTCACCGCACCGTGGATACGCTGCCGGTGACGAACCGGGCTGTCAGGTGAATGAATTCAAACAGATGGTCAAGGCTCTCCATCAGGCCGGGATCGAAGTCATTCTGGACGTCGTGTTCAATCACACGGCTGAAGGAAATGCCAAAGGTCCGACGCTCGGTTTCAAAGGGTTGGAAAACAGCGTCTATTATCACTTGGAAAAAGTCGACCGAGCAATCTACAGTAACTACTCCGGTTGCGGTAACGCGATCAACGGCAACCACCCGGTTGTCAGAGAGATGATTTTTAATTGCCTGCGACACTGGGTCTGCAACTACCACATTGACGGTTTCCGGTTCGATCTCGCGTCGATTCTCAGTCGAGACCGTCACGGTCGTCTTGTACCGAATCCACCACTGGTGGAAACGATCTCCGAAGATCCGTTGCTTGCCGATACGAAAATTATTGCAGAAGCCTGGGACGCCGCCGGCGCCTATCAGGTCGGTTCCTTCTCGCACATTCGCTGGGCAGAATGGAATGGTCGTTTTCGGGACGATGTCCGCCGTTACTGGAATGGTTACACTCCCTCGTTGGGCGAAGTCGCCACGCGGATGGCGGGCTCCAGTGACCTGTATCAGTCGGGGGACCGAGCTCCATACCATAGCATTAACTTTGTGACGGCCCACGACGGCTTCACCATGAACGACCTCGTTTCGTACAACGACAAACATAACGAGGCGAACGGCGAAGATAACCGCGACGGAGAAAACCACAACCTTTCGATGAACTTCGGGCATGAAGGGCCAACGAAGAACAAAGAGATCGAAAAGCTGCGAAACCGTCAGATCAAAAATATGATGGCGACGTTGTTCCTCAGCCAGGGTGTGCCGATGCTGCTTTGTGGCGATGAAGTCCGGCGGACGCAGATGGGTAACAACAATACCTACTGTCAGGACAATGCCCTTTCCTGGTTCAACTGGGAATTGGTCAATCGCCATAAAGATATGCTGCGATTTACCAAAGGGTTGATCAAACTACGTCGTTTTGAACCCTCATTGCGACGGGCCGAGTTTCTCTCGGGTGAAGTCACCGACCCGTTACGTCTTCCCGATGTCTCCTGGTACAACTGGCTCGGCCACCCGGTCGATTGGGCCCACGATCAGCAAACGTTGACCTGTCTCTTCGGTGGCAACCTCGCTTCCGACGATTTAGAGGCTGGCAATAACATCATGATTGTCATGCACTCCGGCTGGGAACCGGTTCGGGTTCAACTCCCCGAGACGATCATCCCTGCTCAATGGAAACTGGTCATCGACACGGCGGCCGATACGCCCAATGACATTTTCTTTGAGGACGATGGTCCCAAATTATCTTCGACCAACATCACCTTGTATGGTCGCTCTCTTCGCTGTTACGTCGGCTGGTGA